One part of the Melospiza melodia melodia isolate bMelMel2 chromosome 3, bMelMel2.pri, whole genome shotgun sequence genome encodes these proteins:
- the LOC134416811 gene encoding baculoviral IAP repeat-containing protein 5-like, translating to MAGPELLPEVWRLYFHSVRAATFHNWPFTEGCACTPERMAAAGFVHCPSENSPDVAQCFYCLKELEGWEPDDDPLEEHKKHSAACGFLSLQKEPSNLTVQEFLKLEKMRTRKALKKEVSQMMTKVEDKAKIQRCRIKNLV from the exons ATGGCGGGCCCGGAGCTGCTGCCCGAGGTGTGGCGGCTTTACTTCCACTCCGTCCGCGCCGCCACCTTCCACAACTGGCCCTTCACCGAGGGCTGCGCCTGCACGCCCGAGCGG ATGGCGGCGGCGGGCTTCGTGCACTGCCCCAGCGAGAACAGCCCCGACGTGGCGCAGTGCTTCTACTGCCTCAAGGAGCTCGAGGGCTGGGAGCCCGACGATGACCCCCT GGAGGAGCACAAAAAACACTCTGCGGCCTGtggttttctttctcttcagAAAGAACCTTCTAACCTGACGGTGCAGGAGTTCCTGAAGCTGGAAAAAATGCGAACGAGAAAGGCACTC AAAAAAGAGGTCTCTCAGATGATGACCAAGGTTGAAGATAAAGCCAAGATCCAGCGCTGTCGTATAAAGAATCTGGTCTAG